A DNA window from Streptomyces sp. 71268 contains the following coding sequences:
- a CDS encoding D-alanyl-D-alanine carboxypeptidase, whose protein sequence is MHQLHAPNASRNQDTGRLSFMASSMRNHSTEPVGGSRSPEAPVTPRTATDTFTSVPTTFRTSRTPRAPRTADAPPPPPRSHGRGRAAAVAALLASCLLATAHPALADDGPRKEESKEPKPPAAMSTVGGTQLGKPGTQVRLKAGAPPLPKGLTARSWMVSDAESGEVLAAHNAHWRLPPASTLKMLFADTLLPKFRKDQTHKVELSDLAGVGEGSSLVGVKEKYTYSVHDLWLGVFLRSGNDAVHVLSAMNGGKPQTVRDMQAHADELNARDTHVVSPDGYDEKGQVSSAYDLTLFARSGLRKADFREYASTARAKFPGEVKKDKKTKKAKREHFEIQNTNRLLTGDTDLDPYQGIAGVKNGSTTQAGATFTGVAERGDRVLLVTVMNPAKKEHNEVYRETAKLFDWGFKAADAVEPVGTLVAPGPDGVADAAADEKSGEAGGGKNSHQQANAAVPAGGEGAGGGAWTAAGIAGGSLALLAAAAYAVHRRWPLPDMVRRRSRP, encoded by the coding sequence ATGCACCAGCTCCACGCCCCGAACGCGAGCAGGAACCAGGACACGGGGCGGCTGAGCTTCATGGCTTCCAGTATGCGGAACCACTCCACGGAGCCGGTGGGAGGGTCGCGTTCTCCCGAGGCGCCGGTGACGCCCCGTACCGCTACCGATACGTTCACGTCCGTGCCGACGACTTTCCGTACCTCGCGTACCCCCCGCGCTCCGCGCACCGCCGACGCCCCTCCCCCGCCTCCGCGCTCCCACGGGCGCGGGCGCGCCGCGGCGGTCGCCGCGCTGCTGGCCTCGTGCCTGCTCGCCACGGCACACCCCGCGCTCGCCGATGACGGGCCGCGGAAGGAGGAGTCCAAGGAGCCGAAGCCGCCGGCCGCGATGTCCACCGTGGGCGGTACCCAACTGGGCAAACCCGGCACCCAGGTACGCCTCAAGGCGGGCGCGCCGCCGCTGCCGAAGGGGCTCACCGCGCGGTCGTGGATGGTCTCGGACGCCGAGTCGGGCGAGGTGCTGGCCGCGCACAACGCGCACTGGCGGCTGCCTCCGGCCAGCACGCTCAAGATGCTCTTCGCCGACACGCTGTTGCCGAAGTTTCGCAAGGACCAGACCCACAAGGTGGAGCTGTCCGACCTGGCGGGCGTGGGCGAGGGCAGCAGCCTGGTCGGGGTCAAGGAGAAGTACACCTACTCGGTGCACGACCTGTGGCTCGGCGTCTTCCTCCGCTCGGGCAACGACGCCGTGCACGTGCTCTCCGCGATGAACGGCGGCAAGCCGCAGACCGTACGCGACATGCAGGCCCACGCCGACGAGCTGAACGCGCGCGACACACATGTCGTCAGCCCGGACGGCTACGACGAGAAGGGGCAGGTCAGCAGCGCGTACGACCTGACGCTCTTCGCCCGCTCCGGGCTGCGCAAGGCGGACTTCCGCGAGTACGCGTCCACCGCGCGGGCCAAGTTCCCCGGTGAGGTGAAGAAGGACAAGAAGACGAAGAAGGCCAAGCGCGAGCACTTTGAGATCCAGAACACCAACCGGCTGCTCACCGGCGACACCGACCTGGACCCGTACCAGGGCATCGCCGGGGTCAAGAACGGCTCCACCACGCAGGCCGGGGCCACCTTCACCGGCGTCGCCGAACGGGGCGACCGGGTGCTGCTCGTCACCGTCATGAACCCCGCGAAGAAAGAGCACAACGAGGTCTACCGGGAGACCGCGAAGCTCTTCGACTGGGGCTTCAAGGCGGCCGACGCCGTCGAACCGGTGGGCACGTTGGTGGCGCCGGGCCCCGACGGGGTGGCCGACGCCGCGGCGGACGAGAAGAGCGGGGAGGCCGGCGGCGGCAAGAACAGCCACCAGCAGGCCAACGCCGCAGTCCCGGCCGGCGGCGAGGGCGCGGGCGGCGGAGCCTGGACGGCCGCGGGCATCGCCGGCGGCTCGCTGGCCCTCCTCGCGGCAGCCGCCTACGCCGTACACCGCCGCTGGCCCCTGCCCGACATGGTCCGCCGCCGCTCCCGCCCCTGA
- a CDS encoding metallophosphoesterase → MVAVFALVALLIVALLGGVHWYVWRRMVRDVTAAGGWPRRVGTWAVVALPLLSVGALVSGRAGAPFTVQRVLAWPGYMWLATLLYLTLALIVGEAVRPLLLRALERRARRAPTTPPTTTTASTTTASAGPPATATPATETVTASTPVATTTARPTAPATTTTSGAPTTAATPAPSGTATGPANATNSANATASPDATVAAAIPDRATTLAPDGVTATAPATTRPQATASGATDAPTPDRTPTSDEATPNGVTPDGATPDEANSDQALSDQATSDQAAPAAAQTSRRLFVARTVAAGAGAVAAATVGYGTYSVFRGPRVKRITVPLAKLSRQAHGYRIAVVSDIHLGPILGRAHTQRVVETINRVNPDLVAVVGDLVDGSVADLGPAAEPLRHLRARDGSFFVTGNHEYFSGADAWVDHVRELGLRPLENERTELPGFDLAGVNDVAGEDEGKGPDFRQALGDRDRGRAAVLLAHQPVVIYDAVRHGVDLQLSGHTHGGQLWPGNYLAELANPTVAGLERYGDTQLYVSRGAGAWGPPVRVGAPPDITVVQLASPHA, encoded by the coding sequence ATGGTCGCCGTCTTCGCGCTGGTCGCGCTGCTGATCGTCGCACTGCTGGGGGGCGTGCACTGGTACGTCTGGCGCCGCATGGTGCGCGATGTCACTGCGGCGGGTGGCTGGCCGCGGCGCGTCGGTACCTGGGCGGTGGTCGCCCTGCCGTTGCTGAGCGTCGGGGCTCTGGTCAGTGGGCGCGCGGGCGCCCCGTTCACCGTGCAGCGGGTGCTGGCCTGGCCGGGGTACATGTGGCTGGCGACGCTGCTGTACCTGACCCTCGCCCTGATCGTCGGCGAGGCGGTCCGGCCGCTCCTCCTGCGGGCCCTCGAACGGCGCGCGAGACGCGCCCCGACCACACCCCCCACCACCACGACCGCCTCCACCACGACCGCCTCCGCCGGGCCCCCCGCCACGGCCACCCCCGCCACGGAGACCGTCACCGCCTCCACTCCCGTGGCCACCACCACCGCACGCCCCACCGCGCCGGCCACCACCACGACCAGCGGCGCCCCCACCACTGCCGCCACACCCGCCCCGTCCGGCACCGCCACCGGCCCTGCGAACGCCACCAACAGCGCTAACGCCACCGCCAGCCCGGACGCCACCGTCGCCGCCGCCATCCCGGACCGTGCCACCACGCTCGCCCCGGACGGGGTCACCGCGACCGCCCCCGCCACCACCCGGCCCCAGGCCACCGCGTCCGGTGCGACGGACGCCCCCACCCCGGACCGCACCCCCACCTCAGACGAGGCCACCCCGAACGGGGTCACCCCGGACGGGGCCACGCCAGACGAGGCAAACTCGGACCAGGCACTCTCCGACCAGGCAACCTCGGACCAGGCCGCCCCGGCCGCGGCCCAGACCTCGCGGCGGCTGTTCGTCGCGCGGACCGTGGCCGCGGGGGCGGGGGCCGTCGCCGCCGCGACCGTGGGGTACGGCACGTACAGCGTCTTCCGTGGCCCGCGCGTCAAGCGGATCACCGTGCCGCTCGCCAAGCTGTCCCGGCAGGCGCACGGGTACCGGATCGCGGTGGTCAGCGACATCCACCTGGGCCCGATCCTGGGCCGGGCGCACACCCAGCGTGTGGTGGAGACGATCAACCGGGTCAACCCGGACCTGGTGGCCGTGGTCGGCGACCTGGTGGACGGCAGCGTGGCCGACCTGGGGCCCGCCGCCGAGCCGCTGCGACACCTGCGGGCGCGGGACGGCTCGTTCTTCGTCACGGGCAACCACGAGTACTTCTCCGGCGCCGACGCGTGGGTGGACCACGTGCGCGAGCTGGGCCTGCGCCCGTTGGAGAACGAGCGCACCGAACTGCCCGGCTTCGACCTCGCCGGGGTCAACGACGTGGCGGGCGAGGACGAGGGCAAGGGCCCCGACTTCCGGCAGGCGCTCGGGGACCGCGACCGGGGCCGCGCGGCCGTGTTGCTCGCGCACCAGCCCGTGGTCATCTACGACGCCGTGCGGCACGGCGTGGACCTCCAGCTCTCCGGCCACACCCACGGCGGGCAGCTCTGGCCCGGCAACTACCTCGCGGAGCTGGCCAACCCCACGGTCGCGGGGCTTGAGCGGTACGGCGACACCCAGCTCTACGTCTCGCGCGGCGCGGGCGCGTGGGGCCCGCCGGTGCGCGTGGGCGCGCCGCCGGACATCACGGTCGTCCAACTCGCCTCCCCGCACGCCTAA